A section of the Sphingomonas ginsenosidivorax genome encodes:
- a CDS encoding PilZ domain-containing protein, whose amino-acid sequence MFAAEFEPAISEGRRRSIRAPVSLDAHIGKAARTLCKVVDLSIHGARLQTYSALKRGSSIWLTLPHIGQVVADVMWADDFVAGCQFHTPLTPELFGAVTGNIRLGG is encoded by the coding sequence ATGTTCGCCGCCGAATTCGAACCCGCCATCAGCGAAGGCCGGCGCCGCTCGATCCGCGCGCCGGTCTCGCTCGATGCGCATATCGGCAAGGCGGCGCGTACGCTTTGCAAGGTCGTCGATCTCTCGATCCACGGCGCCCGGCTCCAGACCTATTCGGCGCTCAAGCGCGGCAGCAGCATCTGGCTGACACTTCCCCATATCGGGCAGGTCGTCGCCGACGTGATGTGGGCGGACGATTTCGTCGCTGGATGCCAATTTCACACACCGCTGACCCCCGAACTGTTCGGCGCCGTAACCGGCAACATTCGCCTGGGGGGCTGA
- a CDS encoding M50 family metallopeptidase — MIETPGILVTILSFVLVIGPLVFVHEMGHYVAGRIFGVKADAFSIGFGREIAGFTDRRGTRWKFGWLPLGGYVKFAGDMNPASQPSADWLALPADERQQTFQAKTVWQRAIIVAAGPFVNFVVAILILAGFAMAYGDIRMPPVVGGTAPGSPAAQIGLQPGDRVTALGGRGIETFDDMMRYVRIHAGETIRVDAVRGTQAFTRDAVVATDVQRDRFGNEYRVGRLGIIGGKPIVVPVSLWEAPGVAVRRTGQIVSMMVETLGQVITGRRSVKELGGPLSIAKVSGEQMALGLDAYVFLIALVSINLGFINLLPVPMLDGGHLFFYAIEAVRRRPVEPQVQEWAFRGGLAAILALMLLVTFNDLGNFGLWKNLAGLIG; from the coding sequence GTCGTTCGTGCTCGTGATCGGGCCGCTCGTGTTCGTCCATGAGATGGGGCATTACGTTGCCGGCCGGATCTTCGGGGTGAAGGCCGACGCCTTCTCGATCGGCTTCGGTCGTGAGATCGCCGGTTTCACCGACCGCCGCGGCACGCGCTGGAAGTTCGGCTGGCTGCCGCTCGGCGGCTACGTCAAGTTCGCCGGCGACATGAACCCGGCCAGCCAGCCCTCCGCCGACTGGCTCGCGCTGCCCGCAGACGAGCGCCAGCAGACCTTCCAGGCGAAGACCGTGTGGCAGCGGGCGATCATCGTCGCCGCGGGACCGTTCGTGAACTTCGTCGTCGCGATCCTGATCCTCGCCGGTTTCGCGATGGCCTATGGCGATATCCGCATGCCCCCGGTCGTCGGCGGTACCGCGCCCGGCAGCCCGGCGGCGCAGATCGGGCTGCAGCCCGGCGACCGCGTGACCGCGCTCGGTGGGCGCGGGATCGAGACGTTCGACGACATGATGCGCTATGTCCGCATCCATGCCGGCGAGACGATCCGCGTCGACGCGGTCCGCGGCACCCAGGCGTTCACGCGCGACGCGGTCGTCGCCACCGACGTGCAGCGCGACCGCTTCGGCAACGAATACCGCGTCGGCCGTCTCGGCATCATCGGTGGCAAGCCCATCGTGGTGCCGGTGTCGCTATGGGAAGCGCCGGGCGTCGCGGTCCGTCGTACCGGCCAGATCGTGTCGATGATGGTCGAGACGCTGGGCCAGGTCATCACCGGCCGTCGCTCGGTCAAGGAACTCGGCGGTCCGCTCAGCATCGCCAAGGTCTCGGGCGAGCAGATGGCGCTGGGGCTCGACGCCTATGTCTTCCTGATCGCCCTGGTTTCGATCAATCTCGGGTTCATCAATCTTTTGCCAGTGCCGATGCTCGATGGCGGCCACCTATTCTTCTATGCGATCGAGGCGGTACGCCGTCGCCCGGTCGAACCGCAGGTCCAGGAATGGGCCTTTCGCGGCGGCTTGGCGGCGATCCTCGCGCTCATGCTACTCGTGACCTTCAATGATCTGGGCAATTTCGGCCTGTGGAAGAACCTGGCCGGCTTGATCGGTTGA
- the fabZ gene encoding 3-hydroxyacyl-ACP dehydratase FabZ — MSEAATPTALGPLDIGRVMAALPHRYPMLLVDRVEALVLDTSITAIKAVSMNEQFFQGHFPGRPIMPGVLIVEAMAQAAGILAVESLGLAGSGKLVYFMAIDGAKFRKPVEPGVLLTLDVTFVQKRSSVCKFAGRALVDGQLVAEANFTAMIADPPAA; from the coding sequence GTGAGCGAAGCCGCCACCCCGACGGCCCTCGGCCCGCTCGATATCGGGCGGGTGATGGCGGCGCTGCCGCATCGCTATCCGATGCTGCTGGTCGACCGTGTCGAGGCACTCGTCCTCGACACGTCGATCACGGCGATCAAGGCGGTGTCGATGAACGAGCAGTTCTTCCAGGGGCATTTCCCCGGGCGCCCGATCATGCCGGGCGTGCTGATCGTCGAGGCCATGGCGCAGGCGGCGGGAATCCTCGCCGTCGAATCGCTCGGGCTCGCCGGTTCGGGCAAGCTCGTCTATTTCATGGCGATCGACGGTGCGAAGTTCCGCAAGCCCGTCGAGCCTGGCGTCCTTCTGACGCTGGACGTGACGTTCGTGCAGAAGCGCAGTTCGGTCTGCAAGTTCGCCGGCCGCGCGCTGGTCGACGGCCAGTTGGTGGCCGAGGCGAACTTCACCGCGATGATCGCCGACCCGCCGGCCGCCTGA
- the bamA gene encoding outer membrane protein assembly factor BamA — protein MVTATSVSTFGGRAVAMLLTGTMLAGLAVPAEAQRGPRGGGGRPAGAGRGPTGPAQAIPAATPQGPGVAVTDPNALTIKTLRVEGSQRIEPETVLSYTRLRVGIKYTAETLDQALKDLQASDLFADYSISGVADGNIVLRIRENPIINRVILEGNKALKADKITKEIKLAPRQIFTRTAVRQDIGRIIELYRRQGRFAAVVDPKMVNLDQNRVDVVFEISEGPKSKVRQINIIGNEVFSDDKIRGQMATKQARFFRLLSSATTYDQDRLSYDQQKLRQFYLTEGYADFRVTSAVAELTPDKKDFIITYVVEEGKRYKFGDVTVDSQIRDFDNNKLAASLPLKKGDWYNAKLVEDSVDNLSQTAGLFGYAFTEVNPEFQKDADTLTMGINFNIAEAKRTYVERVEINGNTQTQDKVVRREIRLAEGDAFNSFQVKRSQDRINSLGYFQDKMEIKQLPGSAPDRVILETNLEEKSTGELQLSAGYSSLERFIIQANITQRNFRGKGQELRAGVNYSSYSKSVELGFTEPYLFDKNIALGGDLFRRDYNSFNYVGNDRQTNYSQVSTGFQLRAGVPLTEYWSLSGRYGLSYDEVTLDSQFLNADGSCNLEVAGRYLCEAIGNRWTSSVGYSVSRDTLNSRLRPTAGSRFSFSQDFAGLGGDVKYIRTRLEGSKYKSLGGGFIGSIVAEGGYIHSLEGARADGGDRVRITDRFYLGEPQFRGFDIRGVGPRVLRAAYITAADGTQSVQTDRDQIQDDALGGRAYYLARAEIEIPLGSGARELGLRPSIYAQVGSLFGITKPAPTFSYEQAVSASGVPLFNADGSPTLLPNQARATTGELLYVTPGATGVTTICPVGTPDATTGACVGTTVNAKSLNPNIFSEQFLGNSAKPRLSVGVGVNWNSPFGPLRIDLARALLKQKGDDPKLITFNVGTQF, from the coding sequence ATGGTGACAGCGACTTCAGTTTCCACATTCGGCGGCCGTGCCGTCGCAATGCTGCTCACGGGCACGATGCTCGCCGGCCTCGCCGTCCCCGCGGAGGCGCAGCGTGGTCCGCGCGGTGGCGGCGGGCGACCTGCCGGCGCGGGTCGTGGCCCCACGGGCCCGGCCCAGGCGATCCCGGCGGCGACGCCGCAGGGTCCCGGCGTCGCAGTCACGGATCCAAACGCGCTGACCATCAAAACGTTGCGCGTCGAAGGATCGCAGCGCATCGAGCCCGAGACGGTGCTGAGCTACACGCGCCTGCGCGTCGGCATCAAGTACACCGCGGAGACGCTCGACCAGGCGCTGAAGGACCTGCAGGCGTCTGACCTGTTCGCCGATTATTCGATCAGCGGCGTCGCCGACGGCAACATCGTGCTGCGCATCCGCGAGAACCCGATCATCAACCGCGTGATCCTCGAGGGCAACAAGGCGCTCAAGGCGGACAAGATCACCAAGGAGATCAAGCTCGCGCCGCGGCAGATCTTCACGCGCACCGCAGTCCGCCAGGACATCGGACGCATCATCGAGCTCTATCGCCGCCAGGGCCGCTTCGCCGCGGTGGTCGATCCGAAGATGGTCAATCTCGACCAGAACCGCGTCGACGTGGTGTTCGAGATCAGCGAGGGGCCGAAGTCGAAGGTCCGCCAGATCAACATCATCGGCAACGAGGTGTTCTCCGACGACAAGATCCGCGGCCAGATGGCGACCAAGCAGGCGCGCTTCTTCCGCCTGCTGTCGTCCGCCACGACCTATGACCAGGATCGCCTGAGCTACGACCAGCAGAAGCTGCGCCAGTTCTACCTGACCGAAGGCTATGCCGATTTCCGCGTGACGTCCGCGGTCGCCGAACTGACGCCCGACAAGAAGGACTTCATCATCACGTACGTGGTGGAGGAGGGCAAGCGCTACAAGTTCGGTGACGTCACCGTCGACAGCCAGATCCGCGACTTCGACAACAACAAGCTGGCCGCCAGCCTGCCGCTCAAGAAGGGCGACTGGTACAACGCGAAGCTGGTCGAGGATTCGGTCGACAACCTCAGCCAGACCGCCGGCCTGTTCGGCTACGCCTTCACCGAGGTGAACCCGGAGTTCCAGAAGGACGCCGATACCCTGACCATGGGTATCAACTTCAACATCGCCGAAGCCAAGCGGACGTATGTCGAGCGCGTCGAGATCAACGGCAACACGCAGACGCAGGACAAGGTCGTCCGCCGCGAGATCCGTCTCGCCGAGGGCGACGCGTTCAACAGCTTCCAGGTGAAGCGGTCGCAGGATCGCATCAACTCGCTGGGCTATTTCCAGGACAAGATGGAGATCAAGCAGTTGCCGGGCTCGGCGCCCGACCGCGTGATCCTCGAGACCAACCTCGAAGAGAAGTCGACCGGCGAGCTTCAGCTTTCGGCCGGTTATTCGAGCCTCGAGCGCTTCATCATCCAGGCGAACATCACGCAGCGCAACTTCCGCGGCAAGGGCCAGGAACTGCGCGCCGGCGTCAACTATTCGAGCTATTCGAAGTCGGTTGAGCTGGGCTTCACCGAGCCCTATCTGTTCGACAAGAACATCGCGCTCGGCGGCGACCTGTTCCGCCGCGACTACAACTCGTTCAACTATGTCGGCAACGATCGCCAGACCAACTATTCGCAGGTCTCGACCGGGTTCCAGCTGCGCGCCGGCGTGCCGCTGACCGAATATTGGTCGCTGTCGGGTCGCTACGGCCTGTCCTATGACGAGGTGACCCTCGACAGCCAGTTCCTCAACGCCGACGGGTCGTGCAACCTCGAGGTTGCGGGACGCTATCTGTGCGAGGCGATCGGCAACCGCTGGACGTCGTCGGTCGGCTATTCGGTCAGCCGCGACACGCTCAACAGCCGCCTGCGCCCGACCGCAGGCTCGCGCTTCTCGTTCAGCCAGGACTTTGCTGGGCTCGGCGGCGACGTGAAGTACATCCGCACGCGTCTCGAAGGGTCGAAGTACAAGTCGCTCGGCGGCGGGTTCATCGGCTCGATCGTCGCCGAGGGCGGCTATATTCATTCGCTCGAAGGCGCGCGCGCGGATGGCGGTGACCGCGTCCGTATCACCGATCGCTTCTATCTCGGCGAACCGCAGTTCCGCGGCTTCGACATCCGCGGCGTCGGTCCGCGCGTGCTCCGTGCCGCGTATATCACTGCGGCGGACGGCACGCAGTCGGTGCAGACCGACCGCGACCAGATCCAGGACGACGCGCTCGGCGGCCGGGCCTATTACCTGGCCCGTGCCGAAATCGAGATCCCGTTGGGCTCGGGCGCGCGCGAACTCGGTCTGCGGCCGTCGATCTACGCGCAGGTCGGCAGCCTGTTCGGCATCACCAAGCCGGCGCCGACGTTCAGCTATGAGCAGGCGGTCAGCGCCAGCGGTGTCCCGCTGTTCAACGCCGACGGGTCGCCGACGCTGCTGCCGAACCAGGCCCGGGCGACGACGGGCGAGTTGCTGTACGTGACACCCGGCGCGACCGGCGTGACGACGATCTGCCCGGTCGGGACGCCCGACGCCACCACGGGCGCGTGCGTCGGCACCACGGTCAACGCCAAGTCGCTCAACCCGAACATCTTCTCGGAGCAGTTCCTCGGCAATTCCGCGAAGCCGCGCCTGTCGGTCGGTGTCGGCGTCAACTGGAACTCGCCGTTCGGCCCGCTCCGTATCGATCTGGCGAGGGCGCTGCTCAAGCAGAAGGGCGACGACCCCAAACTCATCACTTTCAACGTAGGGACACAGTTCTGA
- a CDS encoding OmpH family outer membrane protein, whose translation MTNFKTLLLAAALVAPATLAATAADAQSTSVAVVDPQGAIAGSKAWGTARTQIEATYKTQLDQADARRRAIAAELQPLVTAFQTAQRAPNPNTASLQSQAQAIQARETAANQELARLTQPAQRAQQYVIEQIQSKLGDAVTNVTRTKNIGMVVRPDAVLFAQPVADITPAITTELDRLVPTVTTTVPANWQPNQQGQAQGAAPAAAAPAATRPATKATQGR comes from the coding sequence ATGACGAACTTCAAGACGCTTCTTCTCGCCGCGGCGCTGGTCGCTCCGGCAACGCTTGCCGCCACCGCTGCCGATGCGCAGAGCACCAGCGTCGCCGTCGTCGATCCGCAGGGCGCGATCGCCGGCTCGAAGGCCTGGGGCACCGCGCGCACGCAGATCGAGGCAACCTACAAGACTCAGCTCGATCAGGCCGATGCCCGCCGCCGCGCGATCGCCGCCGAGCTCCAGCCGCTGGTGACCGCGTTCCAGACCGCGCAGCGCGCACCCAACCCGAACACCGCGTCGCTGCAGTCGCAGGCGCAGGCGATCCAGGCACGTGAGACCGCCGCGAACCAGGAACTCGCCCGCCTGACCCAGCCCGCGCAGCGCGCGCAGCAATATGTCATCGAGCAGATCCAGTCGAAGCTGGGTGATGCCGTGACCAACGTCACCAGGACGAAGAACATCGGCATGGTCGTCCGTCCGGACGCGGTGCTGTTCGCGCAGCCCGTCGCCGACATCACGCCGGCGATCACCACCGAGCTCGATCGCCTGGTGCCGACCGTCACGACCACGGTGCCCGCCAACTGGCAGCCGAACCAGCAGGGCCAGGCCCAGGGCGCCGCTCCCGCAGCAGCGGCACCGGCCGCGACGCGTCCGGCCACCAAGGCTACGCAGGGCCGGTGA
- the rpmE gene encoding 50S ribosomal protein L31, producing the protein MKPDTHPDYHMITVQMTDGTKYQTRTTWGKEGDLMTLEIDPLAHPAWTGGRGTMLDTGGQVARFNKRFGGGLTLRK; encoded by the coding sequence ATGAAGCCCGATACGCATCCCGACTACCACATGATCACCGTGCAGATGACCGATGGCACGAAGTACCAGACGCGCACGACTTGGGGTAAGGAAGGCGATCTGATGACGCTCGAAATCGATCCGCTCGCGCATCCGGCATGGACCGGCGGCCGCGGCACGATGCTCGATACCGGCGGCCAGGTGGCACGCTTCAACAAGCGTTTCGGTGGCGGTCTCACGCTCCGCAAGTAA